The Chitinophagales bacterium genome window below encodes:
- the rfbA gene encoding glucose-1-phosphate thymidylyltransferase RfbA — protein MKGIILAGGSGTRLYPITYALSKQMMPIYDKPMIYYPLSTLMQAGINEILIISTPQDLPNFERLLGDGSQFGCSFSYKVQHVPNGLAQAFVLGENFIGNDKCALILGDNIFYGSGMRELLKSHNNPDGGVIYAYHVSDPKRYGVVEFDSRQKAISIEEKPENPKSNYAVPGLYFYDNDVVEIAKNIQPSARGEYEITDVNKEYLKRNKLSVGILDRGTAWLDTGTFNSLMQASQFVQVIEERQGLKIGCIEEEAYIQGFIDKTQMEKLAKPLLKSGYGEYLMNLIK, from the coding sequence ATGAAAGGAATTATATTAGCTGGTGGTTCTGGAACAAGACTTTACCCTATTACTTATGCTTTAAGCAAGCAAATGATGCCTATTTACGATAAGCCTATGATTTATTATCCCTTATCTACGCTAATGCAGGCAGGAATAAATGAGATACTAATTATTTCTACTCCACAAGATTTGCCTAATTTTGAAAGATTGCTGGGCGATGGCAGTCAGTTTGGTTGTTCGTTTTCTTATAAAGTGCAGCATGTGCCTAATGGTTTAGCACAGGCATTTGTGCTGGGAGAAAATTTTATAGGAAATGATAAATGTGCACTTATTTTAGGCGATAATATTTTTTATGGTTCAGGAATGAGAGAACTTTTAAAAAGCCATAATAATCCCGATGGAGGAGTTATTTATGCCTACCATGTTAGCGATCCTAAAAGATATGGCGTGGTAGAATTTGACAGCCGTCAAAAAGCAATTTCTATAGAAGAAAAGCCGGAAAATCCAAAATCTAATTATGCAGTGCCGGGGCTATATTTTTATGACAATGATGTAGTAGAAATAGCTAAAAACATACAGCCGAGTGCAAGAGGAGAATATGAAATAACTGATGTGAACAAAGAGTATTTAAAAAGAAACAAACTTAGTGTAGGTATTTTAGATAGGGGAACAGCTTGGTTGGATACTGGAACTTTTAACTCTTTAATGCAAGCTTCGCAGTTTGTGCAAGTAATAGAAGAAAGGCAAGGACTTAAGATAGGATGTATAGAGGAAGAAGCGTATATACAAGGTTTTATAGATAAAACACAAATGGAAAAGCTGGCTAAACCTTTGCTAAAAAGTGGATATGGCGAATACTTAATGAATTTAATTAAATAA
- the ubiE gene encoding bifunctional demethylmenaquinone methyltransferase/2-methoxy-6-polyprenyl-1,4-benzoquinol methylase UbiE, translating into MSNKVTPYLKEDESKKKQVEQMFDNIAHRYDFLNHLLSAGIDKLWRKKAIESIRPYKPKIMMDMATGTGDFAIDASERLDLQQLVALDLSEEMLEIGKKKIKTDKHKVINFVKGDSENINFADNTFDAMTAGFGVRNFENLEKGLSEMLRVLKPGAPLVILEISQPDNKLLKGLFGIYFKGILPAIGKLFSKDHRAYTYLPESVEAFPKGKEFTEILKKVGFKNAKHQALTLGICAMYLCEK; encoded by the coding sequence TTGAGCAATAAAGTAACGCCCTACCTTAAAGAAGACGAAAGCAAAAAGAAGCAAGTTGAACAAATGTTTGATAACATAGCTCATCGCTACGACTTTTTAAATCATCTTTTATCGGCAGGAATAGATAAACTTTGGCGAAAAAAAGCCATAGAAAGTATAAGACCATATAAACCAAAAATAATGATGGATATGGCTACCGGCACGGGCGATTTTGCCATAGATGCATCTGAAAGATTAGATTTACAGCAATTAGTTGCCTTAGATTTAAGCGAAGAAATGCTTGAAATAGGCAAAAAGAAAATAAAAACAGATAAACACAAAGTAATCAACTTTGTGAAAGGCGATAGCGAAAACATAAATTTTGCCGATAATACTTTTGATGCTATGACAGCAGGTTTTGGCGTGCGTAATTTTGAAAATTTAGAAAAAGGACTTTCCGAAATGCTGAGAGTACTAAAACCGGGTGCTCCGTTGGTTATTTTAGAAATTTCGCAACCCGATAATAAACTCCTAAAAGGCTTATTTGGCATATATTTTAAGGGAATACTTCCTGCCATAGGCAAGCTGTTTAGCAAAGACCACCGGGCTTATACCTACTTGCCTGAATCTGTTGAAGCATTTCCCAAAGGAAAAGAATTTACAGAAATTTTAAAAAAAGTTGGCTTCAAAAATGCTAAACACCAAGCTTTAACGTTAGGTATATGCGCAATGTATTTATGCGAAAAATAA
- a CDS encoding PorT family protein: MRKIIVLILSLFLWAGAHAQMNYLKKGNKLIYFGISLGVNYGDYKVIRKPKLNSFNTDSVKLISSKFGPGFDLGIIGNLQFHKYMDFRFVPTLSFSDKSIEFTDINNVVVKKTIPSIYLSMPFYFRYKSKPIKDFRFFVLAGIRYNYDLNSNSNERNAESQIIVNKHDVGFEMGFGFQIFFPSFVMSPEIKVYRSFTNIKQPNPELIYSRAIDKMFSRIFTLCINLEG; encoded by the coding sequence ATGCGAAAAATAATTGTACTCATACTTAGCCTATTTTTATGGGCTGGTGCTCATGCACAGATGAATTATCTAAAAAAAGGTAATAAGCTTATCTATTTTGGTATTTCATTAGGGGTAAACTATGGCGATTATAAAGTAATACGCAAACCAAAACTCAATTCTTTTAATACCGATAGTGTAAAATTAATTAGCTCAAAATTTGGTCCCGGTTTTGATTTAGGCATTATAGGAAATTTACAGTTTCATAAATATATGGATTTCCGTTTTGTGCCCACACTTTCTTTTTCCGATAAATCTATTGAATTTACGGATATTAATAATGTTGTAGTAAAAAAAACCATACCTTCAATATATTTAAGTATGCCTTTTTATTTTAGGTATAAAAGTAAACCCATTAAAGATTTTAGGTTTTTTGTGCTGGCAGGTATTCGGTATAATTACGACCTTAACTCAAACTCTAACGAAAGAAATGCCGAAAGCCAAATAATAGTAAACAAACACGATGTAGGTTTTGAAATGGGTTTTGGTTTCCAAATTTTCTTCCCAAGTTTTGTAATGTCGCCAGAAATTAAAGTTTACCGTAGTTTTACCAATATAAAACAGCCTAATCCGGAACTTATTTACTCCAGAGCTATAGATAAAATGTTTTCCCGAATTTTTACCCTTTGTATTAATTTAGAAGGATAG